One Streptomyces sp. V4I8 genomic window carries:
- a CDS encoding uracil-xanthine permease family protein, producing MDLGVRWKLHGDGRTPAPGAVVRPDERLSWPRTVGLGAQHVVAMFGASFVAPVLMGLDPNLAIMMSGAATLVFLLATRGRVPSYLGCSLSFVGVAAVIRADGGTSATVTGAVFVVGVVLFLVGLAVRRFGARIIHATMPPIVTGAVVMLIGFNLAPVTAATYWPQDQWTALLVMLFTGLAVVCLRGFWSRIAIFLGLVFGYGISWAFDRIFGRIHSVDASGKLTDHWRLDLSGVSKADWIGLPDLHGPSFQWSAILVALPVVIALVAENAGHVKAVGEMTGDNLDDKLGTAISADGVASMFSTAVGGPPNTTYSENIGVMAATRVYSTAAYWAAAGFALLFGVCPKFGAVVAAIPGGVLGGITVILYGMIGLLGAQIWINAEVDLRNPLNLVPAAAGIIIGVGNVTMEFTDTFQLSGIALGTLVVITGYHALRAFAPAHLKTQHPLLDEGTSSYDEEGRPGNESGTGDGSQRAKS from the coding sequence ATGGATCTCGGCGTCCGCTGGAAACTGCACGGCGACGGACGCACACCGGCGCCCGGAGCGGTGGTCCGCCCCGACGAACGGCTCTCGTGGCCCCGCACCGTGGGGCTCGGCGCCCAGCATGTGGTGGCCATGTTCGGCGCGTCCTTCGTGGCGCCGGTCCTGATGGGGCTCGACCCCAACCTGGCGATCATGATGTCCGGCGCCGCGACGCTCGTCTTCCTGCTCGCCACGCGTGGCCGGGTGCCCAGCTATCTCGGCTGTTCCCTCTCCTTCGTCGGTGTCGCCGCGGTCATCCGGGCCGACGGCGGTACGAGCGCGACCGTCACCGGCGCGGTCTTCGTGGTCGGCGTCGTGCTGTTCCTGGTCGGTCTGGCGGTGCGGCGCTTCGGCGCACGGATCATCCACGCCACGATGCCCCCGATCGTCACCGGCGCCGTCGTGATGCTGATCGGCTTCAACCTCGCCCCGGTGACGGCCGCGACGTACTGGCCTCAGGACCAGTGGACGGCGCTGCTGGTGATGCTGTTCACCGGTCTGGCGGTGGTCTGTCTGCGGGGATTCTGGTCCCGCATCGCGATCTTCCTCGGCCTGGTCTTCGGCTACGGCATCTCCTGGGCCTTCGACCGGATCTTCGGCAGGATCCACTCGGTCGACGCGAGCGGCAAGCTCACCGACCACTGGCGGCTCGACCTCTCGGGTGTCTCGAAAGCCGACTGGATCGGGCTGCCCGACCTGCACGGCCCGTCCTTCCAGTGGTCGGCGATCCTGGTGGCGCTGCCCGTCGTGATCGCCCTGGTCGCCGAGAACGCCGGACACGTCAAGGCGGTCGGCGAGATGACCGGTGACAACCTGGACGACAAGCTGGGCACGGCGATCTCCGCGGACGGCGTCGCCTCGATGTTCTCCACGGCGGTGGGCGGCCCGCCCAACACCACCTACTCCGAGAACATCGGCGTGATGGCCGCGACCCGCGTCTACTCCACCGCCGCCTACTGGGCCGCCGCCGGCTTCGCACTGCTCTTCGGCGTCTGCCCCAAGTTCGGCGCCGTCGTGGCCGCCATCCCGGGCGGCGTCCTCGGCGGCATCACCGTCATCCTGTACGGCATGATCGGCCTGCTCGGCGCGCAGATCTGGATCAACGCCGAGGTGGACCTGCGCAATCCGCTCAACCTCGTCCCGGCCGCGGCGGGCATCATCATCGGCGTCGGCAACGTCACCATGGAGTTCACCGACACCTTCCAGCTGAGCGGCATCGCGCTGGGCACCCTCGTCGTCATCACCGGCTACCACGCGCTGCGGGCCTTCGCCCCGGCCCACCTCAAGACGCAGCACCCGCTGCTCGACGAGGGCACGTCGTCGTACGACGAGGAGGGCCGGCCCGGCAACGAGAGCGGCACCGGCGACGGGTCTCAGCGCGCCAAGTCGTAG
- a CDS encoding MFS transporter: MGVVVYDLREVRRARYAVAAVFAVHGAVTGSFATRVPWIQDHAGVSAGQLGLALAFPALGASVAMPLAGSITHRFGARNALRGLIALWGLALVLPSLAPNLLTLCLALFTYGATAGMADVAMNALGVEVENRLDRSIMSGLHGMWSAGALIGSAAGTLAAHLGSDARLHHALAAVTLTVLGIVACQWVLDLQPAEDEEPPPRFALPPKSALLIGAVGFCAVFAEGASLDWSAVYLRDQLDTSAGLAAACTTGFTLTMALARLAGDRVVDRYGAVRTVRFSGFLATLGGLLIVVSDQPALAMAGFALLGLGIAVVVPLCFAAAGRSGSNPSLAIAGVATITYTSGLIAPSAIGGIAQATSLMVSFCLVTVLSFGLVVFARVLRAGDRDRPKVSRPDAAVPDPRP, translated from the coding sequence ATGGGTGTGGTGGTCTACGACCTGCGCGAGGTGAGGCGCGCCCGGTATGCCGTGGCGGCCGTCTTCGCCGTGCACGGCGCCGTCACCGGCTCGTTCGCGACGCGGGTGCCATGGATCCAGGACCATGCCGGGGTCAGTGCGGGTCAACTGGGGCTGGCGCTCGCCTTCCCCGCGCTCGGTGCCTCCGTCGCGATGCCGCTGGCGGGCAGCATCACTCACCGCTTCGGCGCGCGAAACGCCCTGCGCGGACTGATCGCCCTGTGGGGGCTCGCTCTCGTCCTGCCCTCCCTCGCCCCCAACCTGCTGACCCTGTGTCTGGCCCTGTTCACCTACGGGGCCACGGCGGGCATGGCGGACGTCGCGATGAACGCGCTCGGCGTGGAGGTCGAGAACCGCCTCGACCGGTCGATCATGTCCGGGCTGCACGGCATGTGGAGCGCGGGCGCCCTGATCGGCTCGGCGGCCGGCACACTCGCGGCCCACCTGGGCTCGGACGCCCGGCTGCACCACGCGCTCGCCGCGGTGACCCTCACCGTCCTCGGCATCGTGGCCTGCCAGTGGGTGCTCGATCTCCAGCCCGCCGAGGACGAGGAGCCGCCGCCCCGGTTCGCGCTGCCGCCCAAGTCGGCGCTGCTCATCGGCGCGGTCGGGTTCTGCGCGGTGTTCGCGGAGGGCGCGAGCCTGGACTGGTCGGCCGTCTATCTGCGGGATCAGCTGGACACCTCGGCCGGTCTCGCGGCGGCGTGCACGACCGGCTTCACGCTCACCATGGCGCTCGCGCGGCTCGCCGGCGACAGGGTGGTGGACCGGTACGGCGCGGTGCGCACGGTCCGGTTCAGCGGCTTCCTCGCCACGCTCGGCGGCCTGCTCATCGTGGTGTCGGACCAACCGGCCCTGGCGATGGCCGGGTTCGCGCTGCTGGGTCTGGGCATCGCGGTGGTCGTGCCGCTGTGCTTCGCGGCAGCGGGCCGCAGCGGCAGCAATCCCTCCCTGGCCATCGCGGGCGTCGCGACGATCACGTACACCTCCGGTCTCATCGCCCCGAGCGCGATCGGCGGGATCGCCCAGGCCACCAGCCTGATGGTGTCCTTCTGCCTGGTGACCGTCCTCTCCTTCGGCCTTGTCGTGTTCGCGCGCGTCCTGCGCGCCGGCGACCGCGACCGCCCGAAGGTCAGCCGCCCGGACGCGGCGGTTCCCGACCCGCGTCCCTGA